The following coding sequences lie in one Cloacibacillus sp. genomic window:
- a CDS encoding NfeD family protein, which yields MGGLWDLITANPVIFWLIVAVAAGIFEAATVGLVSIWFSIGALVTMLPAAFGIGFNLQIIVFIAASVVAMIFTRPFLKNILHVEKTPTNADLVIGQKGVVVSPIDNILEKGRVLANGLEWAARSADGAKLDKGAVVLVKELRGVKLIVEKVSDKEEEN from the coding sequence ATGGGAGGACTTTGGGATCTGATAACGGCTAATCCGGTGATTTTCTGGCTGATCGTCGCGGTTGCCGCCGGAATTTTTGAGGCGGCGACGGTCGGGCTTGTCTCGATATGGTTTTCGATCGGCGCGCTGGTGACGATGCTGCCAGCCGCCTTTGGTATTGGTTTCAATCTTCAAATCATAGTATTTATCGCCGCCAGCGTCGTTGCGATGATCTTCACGCGCCCGTTTTTGAAAAACATCCTGCACGTGGAAAAAACTCCGACGAACGCCGACCTGGTGATCGGGCAGAAAGGGGTCGTGGTCTCGCCGATAGATAATATCCTGGAAAAGGGACGCGTCCTGGCGAACGGCCTTGAGTGGGCGGCGCGCAGCGCTGACGGGGCTAAACTTGATAAGGGGGCTGTCGTCCTTGTCAAAGAACTGCGCGGCGTAAAGCTGATAGTGGAAAAGGTTTCTGATAAAGAGGAGGAAAATTAA
- a CDS encoding Ig-like domain-containing protein, translated as MDGASCVGGISGFNNHDRAISNITIANCVAEGKITGTKATSCYVGGISGKQTNTNSTIKNCFFTGTVKGATSDVGAIVGNTWGTIINCGWLKNGQYEAIGGYQSEQGTETTGFDSITNQVCAYTVDPASLSFDREAGAANSIFRTWPGNDPAAVSEWKTSDVPGVTLTQDADNNTIISATNKGVFNVGASLILTATKFGESDVVPLRLAGDTADTSSNPLLAPALSAAVRVTSNQTINVTSIDIESIPEKLSEGSSFQLIYTVVPENADDKGITWSSDNLEVASVDQTGTITALAAGSAEITAAAKDAGGFKTSFSVTVEKKNIPVESIEISNIPESLGENETCQLEYIVLPDDATNKEIIWHSDSAFASVDKYGMITAGSAGSAKITAKAADGSGVNKSFTLTVVKNTVPVKSIKITNALQSLKEGEAFNLSCEVLPEDATNKDLVWSSSNSKVAAVTGQSGEITALFAGEAVITVEARDGSGIRDQFTLTVKKDYLSNPKPERPAVKTDTAALSKP; from the coding sequence GTGGATGGTGCATCGTGTGTAGGCGGTATCAGCGGTTTTAATAATCATGATAGGGCAATAAGTAATATAACTATTGCGAATTGTGTTGCGGAAGGTAAGATAACTGGTACTAAAGCAACTTCGTGTTATGTTGGCGGTATTTCTGGAAAACAGACAAATACAAACAGCACAATTAAAAATTGTTTCTTTACTGGTACGGTAAAAGGAGCGACTTCTGATGTAGGTGCCATCGTTGGAAACACTTGGGGAACGATAATAAATTGCGGATGGTTAAAGAATGGCCAATATGAGGCTATAGGCGGCTATCAGTCAGAGCAGGGTACTGAAACTACCGGGTTTGACAGCATAACGAATCAGGTCTGCGCCTACACCGTCGACCCCGCCTCCCTCTCGTTTGATAGAGAAGCAGGCGCGGCCAATTCTATCTTCCGTACCTGGCCCGGCAATGATCCTGCGGCGGTTTCCGAATGGAAAACCAGCGATGTTCCCGGTGTCACCTTAACGCAGGATGCTGATAATAACACCATAATCTCGGCGACGAACAAGGGCGTATTCAACGTCGGCGCCTCCCTGATACTCACCGCCACAAAGTTTGGGGAAAGCGACGTCGTACCTCTGCGTCTGGCCGGCGATACCGCAGACACCTCCTCCAATCCGTTATTGGCCCCGGCGCTTTCCGCCGCCGTTAGGGTCACGAGCAACCAAACGATAAATGTAACCTCAATAGATATAGAATCAATTCCGGAAAAGCTCTCCGAGGGCAGCTCCTTCCAGCTTATTTATACGGTGGTGCCGGAGAACGCGGATGACAAGGGCATAACGTGGAGCAGCGACAACCTTGAAGTCGCGTCGGTAGACCAGACCGGTACGATAACGGCGCTCGCCGCCGGCAGCGCGGAGATAACGGCAGCGGCAAAAGACGCCGGTGGTTTTAAGACGTCGTTCAGCGTGACGGTGGAGAAAAAGAATATCCCCGTTGAGTCTATCGAGATAAGCAACATACCTGAATCTCTCGGCGAAAACGAGACCTGCCAGCTTGAATATATCGTATTGCCGGACGACGCCACAAACAAAGAAATCATCTGGCACAGCGACAGCGCCTTCGCGAGCGTTGATAAATATGGAATGATAACGGCGGGCTCCGCCGGTAGCGCCAAGATCACGGCGAAGGCCGCCGACGGGAGCGGCGTCAATAAAAGTTTTACCCTCACGGTGGTAAAAAACACCGTTCCCGTAAAATCAATAAAGATAACAAACGCCCTGCAGTCGCTGAAAGAGGGCGAGGCCTTTAATCTCTCCTGCGAAGTGCTGCCGGAGGACGCCACAAATAAAGATCTCGTCTGGAGCAGCAGCAACAGTAAGGTGGCGGCGGTCACGGGGCAGAGCGGGGAGATCACGGCGCTTTTTGCTGGCGAGGCGGTGATAACCGTGGAGGCGAGGGACGGCAGCGGCATACGCGATCAGTTTACCCTCACGGTGAAAAAAGATTATCTCTCCAACCCGAAGCCGGAACGGCCGGCGGTGAAGACCGATACGGCGGCGCTCTCCAAGCC
- a CDS encoding SPFH domain-containing protein translates to MLSTIFLTFIVFVLIMIVMANVRIVPQGSVYVVERLGTYLCTWGAGLHVKLPFVDRIANKVSIKEQVVDFVPQSVITKDNVTMQIDTVVFFQVTDAKMLTYGVEYPLSAIENLTATTLRNIIGSLELDHTLTSRDQINSTITETLDKATDKWGIKVNRVEVKNIVPPQEIMAAMERQMKAEREKRESILLAEGEKQSKILIAEGEKESAILRADAVKEQKIREAAGEAEAILAIQRAVADSIKMLNESAPSKEVVALKSLEAFGKAADGQATKIIIPSEIQGLAGLAASLKELVKEDPKEAK, encoded by the coding sequence ATGCTTTCAACAATATTTCTAACGTTCATTGTATTTGTGCTGATAATGATCGTCATGGCCAACGTCCGCATTGTGCCGCAGGGCAGCGTCTACGTTGTGGAACGGCTGGGGACCTACCTCTGCACCTGGGGCGCGGGGCTGCATGTCAAACTGCCATTTGTGGACCGCATCGCGAACAAGGTATCGATCAAGGAGCAGGTGGTGGATTTTGTACCGCAGTCGGTCATCACCAAAGATAACGTTACGATGCAGATAGACACGGTGGTATTTTTCCAGGTGACGGACGCCAAGATGCTTACCTACGGTGTGGAATATCCGCTCTCGGCTATAGAAAACCTCACCGCGACCACGCTGAGAAACATAATCGGCTCACTGGAGCTGGACCACACCCTGACCTCAAGAGACCAGATAAACTCCACCATTACGGAGACGCTTGACAAGGCCACCGATAAATGGGGCATCAAGGTCAACAGGGTGGAGGTCAAAAACATCGTGCCGCCTCAGGAGATCATGGCGGCGATGGAGCGCCAGATGAAGGCCGAACGCGAGAAACGTGAATCGATACTGCTCGCGGAGGGAGAGAAACAGAGCAAGATCCTCATCGCCGAGGGAGAAAAAGAATCGGCGATACTGCGCGCCGACGCCGTCAAGGAGCAGAAGATACGCGAGGCGGCCGGTGAGGCTGAGGCTATCCTCGCCATACAGCGCGCGGTAGCCGACAGTATCAAGATGCTCAACGAATCGGCCCCATCCAAAGAGGTGGTGGCGCTCAAGAGCCTCGAAGCCTTCGGCAAGGCCGCGGACGGACAGGCGACAAAGATCATCATTCCCTCGGAGATACAGGGACTCGCGGGGCTTGCCGCCTCGCTCAAAGAGCTGGTCAAAGAAGATCCCAAAGAGGCGAAGTAA
- a CDS encoding XRE family transcriptional regulator produces the protein MIHQKLRNLRKKSGMRLQDVAEATELSPGYLSQIETGKVEPSISLLRKLAAFYNVGVVYFFTSDEEENILVKADSRPRFGRPNSPLVYELLRNNISGMDLQVAIIKIAPHYEEPEGLFLSCPSEEFIYILSGKLGFEYNGKMYYAETGDSICYKAQVPYRLFNPTSEITEILGVGAPVSS, from the coding sequence ATGATTCACCAAAAGCTAAGAAACCTAAGGAAAAAATCAGGCATGCGCCTACAGGATGTCGCTGAGGCCACAGAGTTGTCTCCGGGCTACTTAAGCCAGATTGAGACAGGCAAGGTTGAACCATCTATCTCTCTTTTGAGAAAGCTGGCCGCGTTTTATAATGTCGGCGTCGTGTATTTTTTTACCTCGGACGAGGAGGAGAACATCCTCGTAAAGGCCGACAGCAGGCCTCGTTTTGGACGCCCCAACTCGCCGCTGGTCTATGAACTTCTTCGTAACAATATAAGCGGGATGGATTTGCAGGTGGCAATCATAAAAATCGCGCCACACTACGAAGAACCAGAAGGACTTTTTCTCTCTTGCCCAAGCGAAGAGTTTATATACATCCTCTCCGGCAAACTCGGATTTGAATATAACGGGAAAATGTATTACGCGGAGACAGGAGACTCTATCTGCTATAAAGCCCAAGTACCTTACAGGCTCTTCAATCCTACCTCTGAGATAACTGAGATTTTAGGCGTCGGAGCTCCTGTGTCCTCTTAG